Proteins encoded within one genomic window of Gallus gallus isolate bGalGal1 chromosome 1, bGalGal1.mat.broiler.GRCg7b, whole genome shotgun sequence:
- the NHLH2 gene encoding helix-loop-helix protein 2, with protein MMLSPDQAADSDHPSSAPSDPESLGGADGRALSCCVSDPEPAEGGGGGGGGEGRGGGRPGLHPPPLSREEKRRRRRATAKYRSAHATRERIRVEAFNLAFAELRKLLPTLPPDKKLSKIEILRLAICYISYLNHVLDV; from the coding sequence ATGATGCTCAGCCCGGACCAAGCGGCCGACTCCGACCACCCCTCCTCGGCGCCCTCCGACCCGGAGTCCCTGGGCGGCGCGGACGGCCGGGCGCTCAGCTGCTGCGTCTCCGACCCGGAGCCCGcggagggcggcggcggggggggaggcggggagggccgcggcggggggcggccggggctGCACCCGCCGCCGCTGAGCCGCGAGGAGAAGAGGCGGCGGCGGAGAGCCACGGCCAAGTACCGCTCGGCCCACGCCACGCGGGAGCGGATCCGCGTGGAGGCCTTCAACCTCGCCTTCGCCGAGCTGCGGAAGCTGCTGCCCACGCTCCCCCCCGACAAGAAGCTCTCCAAGATCGAAATCCTGCGCCTCGCCATCTGCTACATCTCCTATCTCAACCACGTCCTGGACGTGTag